Below is a genomic region from Acidimicrobiia bacterium.
TGAAAGACAACGGAATCGACGGAGCCATCGAAGAAATGAGGAAGTGGCGAGGTGACCTCACCGTACGAACCAGTGACTTTGACTGGTCCACCGTAGGAGCCCGCTTTTACCCGATCCTTTACCTGCTAACCCGAACCCAAAATGGACGCGACCTCCTTACCGGAATTGGCTTGCGCGAAAACCTTTTAGGAAAAAACAGCAACCTCCACTTGCACCACATCTTTCCCAAAGCACTGCTCCGCAAAGCCGGTTATGACCGTAAAGAAATCAATTCACTAGCAAACATGTGTTTCCTCACCGCATCCTCAAACTTTGAGATAAGCGATAAAGACCCGGCCGAATACTTACCTAAAATCGCTGCTTCTCAACCCGGCGTGTTGGAATCTCAATGGATCACCACCGACCCAACACTTTGGTCAATTGACAAGTTCCCAGAATTTCTTGTTGACCGCCGCGAGCGGCTCACCAAAGCAACAAATCAACTCTTAGACAGCCTCTACGGCGGACAAGAAACCTACCAACAAGAAATAAGCGCCAAAATGGTAGACGCAATCGCAGTAAAAGAAGAAGAGTCAGCCGAAGTAACCGAAATCTTAAAAGTAGTAGCCGAAAAAGGTATCGCCCATCCAGAAATCAATAGTTCAATCTCTCATCAAGAAACTGACGAAACCATCGCCACCGTCGAACTGGTCTGGCACACCGGTATCCAACCAGGCCTCACCAACCCAGTCTGCTTCGCCCCAGGAATTGATGCACCAACCCTCGCAGAACTCAGCGGAGCGGGTTACCAAGTGTTCGATTCTGCCCAGAAATTTATCTGGCACCTAGAAACACAACTCAACGCCGACATTGACGGTGACAACATCATCGGTGAACCTAGTGAACCCCAATCCGGCACATGACCACCGGGGGCAATGAAGTCGGGATTTTTGCCTTTGAAGGTGACTGGACCCCAAGCGACCTTAGAGATAAATCGTCAGCCCGACCAATCCTTGAGCTTCTCTACAAGGTAGATGCCGAACGACCCTTTATTCACCGTCGTATAGGTACCAGAGAAGAACTAGACCACTACGTTGACAAATGGCTTGGCCAAAACCACGATGTCTACAAAGTTGGATATTTCGCCTTCCATGGTTCCCCAAAAACAATTTGGCTTAACGACCATGAAGAAGACGACGCAGTGAGCCTTAAGGAACTTGCGGACATCATTGGGCCACGAGCATCAGGTCGAGTTATTCACTTCAGTACCTGCAACACGCTCAGAGTACCCGACAAAGAACTTGACAACTTTTTGAAAACCACTAAAGCCCAAGCAGTCGTTGGTTACACCAAAACCGTTGGCTGGATTGAATCAACAGCGTTCGAAATCCTACTATTGGATGTACTTTGTAGGTATCAAAGAATGAAGCCCGCAAGCAAAGCACTTCAAAAAAACTACCCAGCGCTTACAAGCCGCCTAGGGCTTGTATTCCATACAAGATGAACCATCCTAACGAGCACTCCAATTGGCCAACCCTCATAGATAACTTACATATCGTCCTCGCCGGGCCAAGCCACAAAAGCGAAGACCTTGTTCGCTACGCCTTTTTTGAAAGCCTCCGTAGCAGCGGCGTTGACTTGGCCCACTTTAGTTTTGAACACCCCCATCCCACCGTTCCCCGAGCCAAAGTAGACACCGTGTTGGTTGACCCTATGGGCCAACCAACCATGGCCTTAGAAGTCAAATACCACCGAGCCAACCCATCTGGCATGAACCTTCCCCGGCCGCAACTAGCCGGCATGTTTATTCACGACCTAGCTCGCCTAGCTGCTTTCCCCGGCGGCATTGAACGGCTCGCGCTTTACGTCACCGATGACGAAATGGCTTCCTACCTCACCAACCCCGACAACGGCTTAACCTGGATCATGAACCTTCAACCCGGGCAAACAACCAACCTCACCACCCAAGACATTGCCCAACGCTCAGCCACCTTTCAAAAAGCCGTCGGCGATTGGCCCGACCAAGTAACCATCACTTGTCGCCATACCGCCGACAACATTGCCGGTCACTGGGTACGGGTGTTTGAAGTGAACACATGACCTCCACCAAATACTGGGTGATTGATACCGGAGCGCTTCAAGGGGAACTCAACGAAAACATCGGTCGCTACCACGACCTCGGCAACCTTGCTCACCACCTTTGGGAGGGCGATGGTGTGCTTAAAGTTCGTTATAACACCATCTCTCAATCCGCTCAAATAGAAGCTTTAGGCAGAGTCGTCGCTACAAACGCCGAAGATGGCACCGCCTCCATCTCTTGGCAAGCAGTTGACTTTGAAATCATTCCCGGCCCGCAGGGGCGGCGCCATTGGGAAACCAAGGCCTATTTTATTCTCAACGCCCAGCGAGCCCGCTCCTACGAACTCCCAGAAAAGTTTGCCGATGCATTTGGCGATAACACGTGGCTCACTCACAAAATTCATGATTCCTACTATCACCGCAACGAACTAGGAGGTCAACTTCCCACTCTTGATGTACGAGAAGGGTTTGTCTATCTCATGCAATGGGAACACGAATACAAGATCGGCAAAGCTGTAGACATTGAACGGCGAAAGAAGCGCTTAAGCAGAGAGCTCAACCGTGACATCACCGTGCTTCACCGTATTTTCAGCCACGACTACACCCGAGCCGAATCAGACCTCCATCGCAAATATGCTAGTAAACGCCTCCACGGCGAATGGTTTGCCCTTGAAGCTGAAGACGTCGCCTGGTTACTGTCAATTGATCAACTATGAGAATCGTTGAGTGGAACTGCCGCATGGCACTCCACCGAAAACTCTGGTACCTAAACGGACTTAACCCAGATATTGCGGTAGTTCCTGAATGTGCTGAAAAACTTCCTAACCAAACCGAGCACGACTTTTCATTCGCCTGGAAAGGCCGCAACAGCAACAAAGGCATCGGTGTTTTAGGTTTTAATGGTTGGGCAGTTGAAGAAATCACTTATGGACCGCAACTCCCATGGGTGCTCCCAGTACGAGTCTCTTATTTAGGCCGACACGCTTTTAACATTCTTGCCGTTTGGACAGTCGTCCGTAAAGGAATAAGCACACTTTCTTACCCACAGCAAATATCTGAGCTACTTAATGTTTGGGGCAAAATACTGGCCGAAGGCAATACCCTTCTTGTCGGAGACTTCAACTGCTCCATACAGGGGCCTTCTGCTAAGCCCCATCAGAAGAACCTTGACCGACTCGAACAACTCGGCATGGTTTCCTCTTACCACCATGCCCTCGATGTGGGTCATGGTGATGAGCCTGAACGCACCTTGCGATGGATTGGACCAGGAAAAGTTGAGTACCGATACAACTGCGACTTCATCTTCGTCCCGAGAAAACACCTACCGGGTATCAAGGCTCATGTTGAACCGCTTTGGAACGGGGACGACCCAAAGCTCTCTGACCATCAACCTGTGGTTGCAGACATCCAAACTAAGTAACCACTTGCACCACCAATATCACTAAATCTGGACACGGTCATTTCCAGCTTGATTAAGATCGACTTTTCCTTAATCTACGGCGCCGCCAAAGTGCTCTGAGTACGTCTCCACAGCGGCTCCCTTCTAACCCCTCCTCCAAGCAATCTCAGCTGTAAAAAAACCCATTCAACGTAGTGACATACAAGGATAATTTTTCAGAAATGAGTGTTAAAGATATTATTAATTAGGTTAATTTTAATAGCAATTATTAAAGTTTTAAGTAACCTTTTTTGGTATAAGTTCACCCCAAATGTCAATTTCTTTTATAGCGAGGGAACCCCCTATTTGCATGGTTAGATGGACGAGAAGCACCTCCACCCAGGAAGCGCATGATCGGAAAGAAACCCATGAAAAATCGAAAATCAAGGAACAAAAACCTTCCTAAAACATGCCCTCCGCCGAAGAAGAAATGCTGCACAATACGTGACCCTGACCCACGCCGATTTCTCCTCATTGACCTTGACAATCTACAAGGCAGCGGCAGCCCAAGCATGGGAGTTGTCGAGCAAACCCGCTTCGACTTTGAGTTCGTTGGCAACGGGCCCGAAGACCAGATGTGCTGCAGTTACAACCACCACTATTCGCAGCGAGTAACCGAAGGTGAAATCAAGAGGATCTGGGCTCCCGCACTCATGCGACCCGCCACCGGAGCCAACGGTGCCGACCAAGCGCTCATCGCCGAGGCCAAAGTTTTTCTTAACATGCCCGGGCTAACCGAACGATTTGACGAAGTAATCGTAGGGTCCGGCGACCACGCCTTTATTCCAATCGTTCGCCAGTTTGTTAAGCGTGGCCTCACCGTTCACTTGGCAGTTCGAAACAAAGCCAGCCTCTCAAAGCGGCTTCAACGCGAAACCAACGGATGCATCTTCCTTTTAAACGAACAACGCTGCCTCCGCCACGACCAGCCCAAAAACCTAGCCGCCCCCGGTCACCCCAACTGCAAAACAGCCAACAACCAGAAAAGGAATAACAAATGAAACTACGTAAACAGCCATCGCATAACACCGGCTTCGGGAAGCACGACAAAAAACTCATCAATGCACTCGGGGAAGCTATTCCTAAAGGCGACGCCGTTTATGCCGGCCCCCTCGCTGTAGACCCCAACAACTATTCCACCAAAGAAGAGGCCGGCTTGGCGCAAAAAACCATTGAGGCCCACATAGCCACGCAGTGGTTTCACGCCCAGCAAGAACATGGGTTTGACGAGCCATGTGCAATTGAATGGCACCCAGATAACGGCACCCCGCAAATCTTTGCCCTACCCGATGACCCAAGCCTCTTTTCGGAAAAAGAACATGCACTGCAATTTCTTGCCGCCACCATTCACGACCGTTGGAGCCCCCACGAGGAACGTCAGCTCCCCAACGTTCTCAAAAGAATATCCGAAGACAAAGGCCTCGGGTCCGAAACAGTTAACCAACGGATTAAGCACTTAAATAGTTTGATCACTCAATTGGTGGGGTCTTACCTCGAAGTAATCGCCTTAGTGGGGCTTGTCACCGGCAAGACACCTGAAGAGGCCTTCAAATGCTTCATGCGCTTTACCCCTGGAGCGCTCAATCCCCTTGTTTTAGGGCTTCCTTCTGAAGATGAGCTCACCAAGATTTTTGAACAACTCAGAGCAGCATTTTTTGACACTGAAATCGAAGAAGGATAACCCATGTACCCACTTCCCGAGCACACTGTCACAGGTGTGGCGTACTCTTTTAGGAAGTACTGCTTCCCTAGAAGAAAGAGCCTTCCCCTGAGTACCAACGAGCTAAGAAAACCATCCACCACACACAGCAATGCCGACCTTCTTATTTGGTCTCTGTATCTGTTGGGTGGGGTTGAAAAATGGATACACGCAAAGCTCTCCGCTGGTGCTCTTTTTTATGGTTTTGCACCGGTAATGAATGCCCTTTGTGTAATCCCAGGAGAACAGATTATGGTCACCCTAAATTTTGAAAACAACATGGCCTTCGTGGAGTTAATTGACGAAGACGCCACCTAAATCTTTCTAACGGCCAACACCCGCCAGTCGCTCGGCCAAGTCAGTAATCACGTCGGCTATCTCGACTTCTTGGCGCCAGTCTTGGCGGAGGGCTTTAACCCCGTGCAAAGCACCCAGCACGTTGCCGACCATGGCGCCGGTGGAGTCTGAGTCTCCGGAGTGGTTCACCGCTAGCAATAAGGCTTTGTTTATGTCGTCTTCGGCCAGCACTACGGCAATGGTGATCGCTAGCGCTTCCTCCCCTACCCAGGCGCCGCCCAGTCGGTGAAGATCCCACCCGCCCAGCGGAGCTTCGGCTGATAAAGCAATAGCCGCATCTATACAAGTCACAACTTCAGCACCTTGCGGGTCTTGTTCGGCCATTTCACGGCCCGCCAACACGGCAGCAAACAAATCATCGCCTTCCATGATGCGGTGGATAATCACCGCCTGGACCCCGGCAGGAACCCAACCATTT
It encodes:
- a CDS encoding GIY-YIG nuclease family protein, with amino-acid sequence MTSTKYWVIDTGALQGELNENIGRYHDLGNLAHHLWEGDGVLKVRYNTISQSAQIEALGRVVATNAEDGTASISWQAVDFEIIPGPQGRRHWETKAYFILNAQRARSYELPEKFADAFGDNTWLTHKIHDSYYHRNELGGQLPTLDVREGFVYLMQWEHEYKIGKAVDIERRKKRLSRELNRDITVLHRIFSHDYTRAESDLHRKYASKRLHGEWFALEAEDVAWLLSIDQL
- a CDS encoding NYN domain-containing protein; amino-acid sequence: MIGKKPMKNRKSRNKNLPKTCPPPKKKCCTIRDPDPRRFLLIDLDNLQGSGSPSMGVVEQTRFDFEFVGNGPEDQMCCSYNHHYSQRVTEGEIKRIWAPALMRPATGANGADQALIAEAKVFLNMPGLTERFDEVIVGSGDHAFIPIVRQFVKRGLTVHLAVRNKASLSKRLQRETNGCIFLLNEQRCLRHDQPKNLAAPGHPNCKTANNQKRNNK